CCGTTCAGGCCGCCGCCACCTTCGCCGCGCGCCACTTCGAGACCGACCTCGACCGTCTCAGCCGCCGCGCCTCCGGCCGCCGCAGCGTGACGCGCACCGAGACGCGCCGCGGGCGCTACGTGGCCGCCCGCCCGGCCGAAGGCCGCTACGACGACATCGCGTTCGACGCGACGCTGCGGGCGGCGGCGCTGCGGCAGGCGCCGATCCAGCCCGGCAAGCCCATCGAGATCAAGCTCGGCGACCTGCACCGCAAAGAGCGGGTCCGCAAGGCCGGCAACCTGATCCTGTTCATGGTCGACGCCAGCTGGTCGATGGCCACCGCCGAGCGCTTGGCCGCCGCCAAAGGCGCCGTGCTCAGCCTGCTCGTAGACGCCTACCAACGCCGCGACCGCGTCGGCCTTGCCGTGTTCCGGCGCGAGGGCACGGAGATCGTCCTGCCCTTCACCGGCAGCACCGCCCTGGCCGAACGCCGGCTGCGCGACATCGCCGTCGGCGGAAAGACACCGCTGTCGCACGCCCTGTACACCGCCGACCAGCTCTTCCAGCAGGCGATGCAGCGCGATCCGTCCGCCCTGCCGTTGCTCGTCCTCCTCACGGACGGTGCCGGCAACATCTCCCTCACCGGCCGCGCGCCGCTCGAGGAGATGCGCCTCCTCGCCGCCGCGCTCCGCCGCCGCGGCGTGCGCTCGATCGTCGTCGACATGTACACCCGCTCCCGCTTCTACCCGACCAGCCCGGCGGCTGAGCTGGCGGCGTGCCTCGGCGGTGAGCTGTGCAACATGTCGGAGCTGCGGGCGGAGGGGGTGGTGACGAAGGTGCGGTCGGCGATGGGGGGGTGAGGGAACCGGGCATGCGTCCGCGTTCCGCTCAGTAGCCCATCATCCCGGGCTCCACCTCAACCCGCCAAGCCTCGATCCCCCCGGTCAGGTTCGCCAGTGCCGTGAATCCTTGCGCCGCCAGCGCGTAGCACAGGGACTGGCTGCGGCGGCCATGGTGGCACTGGAACACGATCGGCTCGTCGGGGTCGAGATCGGGCCACCACGCGCGGACTTCGGATAACGGCAGGAAGTCGGAGCCGGCGATGCAGCAGATCGCGCGCTCGTGGGGTTCGCGGATGTCGATCAGGCGGGGCGCGGAATCGGCGGCCATGAGGGCGGCCAACTCCGTCGGCGCGATCTCGCGAAACGGCATCGTCGGCGGCGGCGACGGCTCGGTCGGAGGGGGCGGTGCGGGGGTCGACATCGCGCGCTATGATAGGTCGCCTTCACATGCGGCGCCACAACCGTCCGATGGGGTGTCCGTCGGGTGTCCGTTGGGGCTGTGGTCAGCGAAGGACGTGTCGCGTGTTGTTAACCCCGTGAGGTCGGAAGCCTTGGTGTACGACGAGGACTGGCTGGTCGAGGCCGCACGCCACGACCGCCAAGCATTCGGGCAGTTGTACGACCGTCACTTCGACGCGATCTACCACTACGTGGCGCGTCGGGTGGGGGATGAGGCACTGGCAGAAGACCTGACCGCCGCGGTGTGGGAGCGCGCCTTGGTCGCCATCGAGCGCTTCGAGCTGCGCGGCGTGCCGTTCGCGGCATGGCTCTATCGGATCGCCGGCAACGTCATCGCCAACCACCATCGTCGCGCTCACCTCGTCTCGTTCGTCCCCTTTCTGCCGCAGGCCCACCATGAAGGTGTCCATTTCGCCGATCCCATCGATGAACGCACCATGGTTCGCGAGGCGTTCATCCGTTTGTCCGACAGCGATCGCGAGGTGCTCAGCCTGTGCTATCACGCCGGCCTGACGCCGCCGGAGATCGCCGACGTCCTGAGCTGCAGCCCGGCCGCAGTGCACAAGCGACTGCACCGCGCCCGCCAGCGGCTGCGACAGCTCCTCGAGGGAGAACATCGTGTCCCGGTCTCATCCGTCCACTAGCCCGCCGCTCGATCCGAATGACCCGTTCGTCCGCCTGCTGGGTGCCGACGAGCGACACACGGCGCGCCCGGAGTTCCGGGCCGCGCTCCGCGATCGCCTGCTGACGCTGACCCCGGCGCCCGGCGTGCCGATCGACGCGCCGCTGATCGGCCGCGTCGTCCTTCGCCCCGTGCCCGCCCTCGTGGCTGCGGCGCTCGGCACGGCGCTGATCGCCGCAGTGTGGGTCATGCAGCCCGTCGACCGCGACGGCTTCATCCCGCCGCCGCCCGTCGATCAGCGGGAGCCGGCTGCACCGCTTCCCGCCGCCGCAGCACCGGCCGTCGGGTCCGTGCGCGTGCGCCCGCCATCCAGTGCAGCCGAACTGCGCGCCACGATCGCCGACCGCAGCGCCGTCGACCGTCCGGTCAAGCGCCCGGCGACGTCCACGTCGGCCGCCGAGCGGGACGATGTCGTTCCGGCACGGGCAGCCCTGCGAGCGGCGCCCCTTCGACCGCTGGCCGC
Above is a window of Candidatus Avedoeria danica DNA encoding:
- a CDS encoding VWA domain-containing protein, producing the protein MPGHTQPDATRTEEAVQAAATFAARHFETDLDRLSRRASGRRSVTRTETRRGRYVAARPAEGRYDDIAFDATLRAAALRQAPIQPGKPIEIKLGDLHRKERVRKAGNLILFMVDASWSMATAERLAAAKGAVLSLLVDAYQRRDRVGLAVFRREGTEIVLPFTGSTALAERRLRDIAVGGKTPLSHALYTADQLFQQAMQRDPSALPLLVLLTDGAGNISLTGRAPLEEMRLLAAALRRRGVRSIVVDMYTRSRFYPTSPAAELAACLGGELCNMSELRAEGVVTKVRSAMGG
- a CDS encoding sulfurtransferase, whose translation is MSTPAPPPPTEPSPPPTMPFREIAPTELAALMAADSAPRLIDIREPHERAICCIAGSDFLPLSEVRAWWPDLDPDEPIVFQCHHGRRSQSLCYALAAQGFTALANLTGGIEAWRVEVEPGMMGY
- a CDS encoding RNA polymerase sigma factor, encoding MRSEALVYDEDWLVEAARHDRQAFGQLYDRHFDAIYHYVARRVGDEALAEDLTAAVWERALVAIERFELRGVPFAAWLYRIAGNVIANHHRRAHLVSFVPFLPQAHHEGVHFADPIDERTMVREAFIRLSDSDREVLSLCYHAGLTPPEIADVLSCSPAAVHKRLHRARQRLRQLLEGEHRVPVSSVH